The Halictus rubicundus isolate RS-2024b chromosome 18, iyHalRubi1_principal, whole genome shotgun sequence genome contains the following window.
CCAGAGTGGATTCGAGTTCAAACGATATTCTGCTCGAAGGGAAGGTCACGTCGCTGGATTTATCGCGTGGtaaatgttatatatatattacgaattttccacataaattataataatcgtCACTATATTTCCGTCAATTCAATGGTTCAGCACAAATGTGCTCTATAATTTATCCTTTTGAAAAGCTTATACATTCGCAACCGTCACAGGCATTCCCATCATACATTTCTGTTGAAAAGTAGAGGTTTAAATATATATAATCGCGgcccaaaattaattttcaaaagaaGTGGAAAATAGCGAGTTCAGTTTGAATTAGGTAAAAGAGTTATTGCAACAATCGTTGTTAAATCAAAGTGTGTGCATATTtcacttgaattttattgaccAAGGAATCCTACCAAAATATGCGTTCTAACAAATTTTCTGTAGGATTTATAAAAATCCAGCTATTCAGCAAAACCTCTAGtcctttgtaatttattttttcaaaaccTACACATTGGACAAAAGCAAGcttaaaaattcaacaaataaatACATGCAGTTGTAGTATGGAATAATTTTCGAGAGACGTGGAAAATATCAAGTTTAAATAGAATTTAGTGAAGATGTTATCACAAGAATCATTCGTAAAGCAAAgattaatattaaccctttgcggacgagaatttttaaaatattaaaaacatttcCCTCGGTACTCTAAATCCTGTACGAAAGCCTTCAGTTCTAAGACAAACTAAAAATACATATCGATCTcttaaaatatttgtaaaattgaTAACACtaaatatcaatttattaatgCTGAAATTGAGTAGGTTATAACGTAAGTTGGTCACTATGCTGTCAAATAACTAGCAATATGGCGACATGCCAATGTCATATGTCAACATTCGTCCAGAAAGGGTTAATGCAGATAACGCGGGGATAGATGGCAAGCGAAACGATATCCACCCGGTTGAAAAGTTGAACGCGATTACGCCGCGCGGACCGCTCTAATGCTTTCCCTTTATCATTGGGCAGTAATACATTATGTATACTTCCATTAAAGTATAATATTCCATTCCCCGGGAAGCGTGTCCGCTAGATTCCAGAATACCTTCGCCGAACGCCTCCTCGTAAGATTTATACCGGCCGAAAAGGAATTACTTACTTAGCGGGATTCGTCCCGGTGCATTTCAAGGCGGTTCACCGACTCCGGTTTTTTCCCGGCCGGCGGTCTGTTCAAATAACGGAAATTCGTGGAAACTTCCTCGCAACGTGATCGGAATACCATAAGGGGGTACGGGGAACGTAATCAACGATTGCTTATTATCTTTATGCGGGCACGTACGCGAGTTGTATGGCTAACCGTATTAGCGCGACCAATTTAACTTCGATATCGGCGACATGCAAATTCAAGTAGCGACACCTGCTTGTTTTCAGATACAAATTACCTTTTGAGCTGCGTCAGGGATGACACGCTGAAACTTATTGACCTGCGGATGAAGAAGATCATTGGATCGTTTAGGTGAGTGTCTTCGAAATCGCAAACTCGTCTCTGGCATGAGTGTTTCATAATGTCTGTTCGAGTGTGCAACTTTGGAAGTTATTGTAATGTGTGTTCTATCAGAATATTGTAATACTGTGTTTCATTAGAAAAGAGCTGGAtcattttctttgaaataataatcCTAAAAGAAATACTTGAACTCTACTTTGTTGTAGCTCAATGTTCATAGTTGTTGCTtcttgagaaaaatattttcgatgatCATTCAGACTTGAATATTGATTTCGAAAAGATTATTAACTATCCAGAGATTGTATCAACAAGACGACGATTCGTGACGATTATATTTTTGTGTACCTTTTTTGTATTATTCGTTCAAAAAATCTGTTAGAAAATGGTAAACTCTTCATAAAATTTGATGGTTGTGATAATGTTCTAGGTTATGAATAATTCATATAAATTCGCATCTTTTAATAAGTACGTACAGAGGAAGAAGGTTGAACTTGGTCGAGCAGctattaacaatattaaacaTTGCTTTATTTCACCCTAAGCGAAAACACCATTTGCGCTTATTATAAGGCAAAGGCATCATAGCTCGGAGCTAATCGGATTCGTGTAGGTGTGATACGATGACTAACCCAACCGCGCGTATAAGTAACATCGTGACTGTAATAGTTGCAACAAATGCGATGTCTGCGTGTTACCAGTGTTCTGTGTGTCTGGATGATGTTGACTGATTGATTGTTACCTGTCGCCTGTGTGTCTAGATGATGACTGTTTGATGGCTACGTGTGTTCTTGTTGACTGTGTGTATGAATTGCTTGGGTGTTGCTCGGTGTGTGTGTTCGTGTTTCTGTTGATGTTTGTAGGttagtggtggtggtggtggcgtgggGGCGGTCGTGTATATGAACAGGGAACACTTGGACAGAAATTTCGTGCACATAATTCGCAAATTATACGGTGTCAACAGTTTAGTACCTAATTGGTTACGGTGCCTTTTGCGTtcagaaaaattcagaaaatcttCCAGCACAAGATTCAATGAAACTTggtgcaattttattttatttttaacttcacaattGATTTTACAATCTTTTGTGGACGTAGACGATAGTAAACACTTTTCAGGAAATGATTTGATATATTTTTAACAGAGTGCACTTACAAATATTcgctgttaatatttttaagatTAATTCACTGAAACATTACTCACTTATAtgcaatatatataatatatagtaTTTTTGGATCTTTTTGACTGAATAGACTGAAAAATATTcgctgttaatatttttaagatTGATTCACTGAAGCATTACTCACTTACAGCATCTAAGCATTTTCAGAAAATACTTTGAAGCTAAATATcttcaataaattattttgtaaatgtaTTTTTGGATCTTTTTGAGTGGGTAGACTGAAAAATATGcactgttaatatttttaagatTGATTCACTGCAGCATTACTCACTTACAGCATCTAAGCATTTTCAGAAAATACTTTGAAGCTAAATATCTTcagtaaattattttgtaaatgtaTCTTTGGATCTTTTTGAGTGGGTAGACTGAAAAATGTTcgctgttaatatttttaagatTAATTTACTAAAGCATTACTCACTTATAGCatctaaaaatttttaattggaagGACCGAAAAATGCTCGGCGACAGTATTTTTATAGTTAATTCGTGGAGGCTATCAATGGAGGAGATTTCATTTCGTTGAAATTTGCCTATAAAAGTGCAAGTttgcataaacttccgcagGGTAGTCATAAATAAGGTCTCGAAGACAAGATTCGATCACACATGATGCGCAGCTGTCTGAGAACCCGAGTTTATGATGTCTCGTGGTTGTATTAGCGTACCGGAGGTGCGATGGTCGTGGCAACCCTAGATTACCTGCGCTGATTCTCGACAATTTTCATTCCCCAGTTCCAAGCACTAGCATAATTCTCTACCATTTCTCAAGCCTTTTATAAATCTAATTTTATCCTAATTCGCAGTTTCGGGAACTAGAAAATCTCCGATCTTTTACTAGAAAAAACTGTGAGAAATCTTTAACAAAAGCTTTCGTGAAAAAATTCCTTTTGTACGCGTGTgcaattttgataaaaatttagAAGAATGATACAAATTTAGGAAAATGATTTTAAcacgtttttctttgattttcaGTGCTGACGGTTTCAAAGTCGGGTTCGATTGGACACGAGCCACTTTTAGTCCTGATGGTCAATACATTTCTGTTGGTTCTTCGGACGGATCCGTTTTCATTTGGTCTGTCCTCACAAATATGATCGAAACCGTGCTGAAAAATCATTCGTAAGtaacttttctgcatcatcgaTCAACGGTTTAACTAGTGCATGATATTTATTCGAACACGTTATGAAAGGGATTGTGTCTTGCATGGTAGCTAGACCAAGGATATATTTGTCACAATAAATTCTGTCCTACACATTTTTCATCATAATTATGGCAATGATTTCCTTTATAGTTATCTCACAGTAGTATTGTATATCATGCAATAACAAAACACCACAGACCTTATAGAAAGCATTCTTCACGTAGCCATAAATAATCATTAAACGACACTTATCGCGAGATCAAACTGCCCCAAGAATACCAACAATTATTATCATCAACTTGGAATATTTTAATCCCGTTTTGTTACCATCAGAATGAATTGAAATGAAACTATTTCATACGATACTGTATGTtttctataaaataaaaatatatttgttcgcTTCTACGTTTCACGGTATTAGCGTCGGGTaatatttttatcaatattCAACATCGCAAATGCCCCAAAAACTTTTTATTCATACAACGCGTAGGGCTGCGCCGTAAAAATTTAACACTGTGTATTTTCGGGGCCAAATATCACTTTTTACGCCGCGGGCAACGAAAATCGTAATCTTTGTTTTGATATCAAATAGATATCGATTGGAATGTGCAGTAACGATATTAAACCCTTAGCCGTTATAAAATCCATGCATGCCAGAGAACCTGTTAAAGTTTATTTGACATTTTATGGGTTGCGTTGCCAGTAACGATGAAACTTATTAAAATGTGAAATTTCGGTCCTGGTCTCGAGACGGCCATCTTTGCATGAAATCTTCCATGCTGCCGAAATAGAGACGCGGTAAAAATGTCTGAAACGCCTTCGGGAATCGCTGAACAAATTGTTAACGTCCATATGCAACTACTCGAGGCCTCGCCACTATCTTATAcgtcaaacatttttctgaacAGTTTACATACTGGACCGAAGCATTTTCTATTCGAAAACGATTAAGATGTATTTATCTGAAACTCGTCCGACTTCAAATATTATTTCACGCAATTATAGTTAAGCAACTCCCTTTCAAATCGTCATTAGTAATAGTATAATAACGTGAGCAGATCCAGCTACCGGCCATGTAGTTTTAGTTAAAATAATAGTGGAATAAGCATTCGCGCAATCCGTTTGAACTGATAGTTCAATTTTGATTAATAGCGGCGATTGAACAAATAAATCCTATTTGCCGAAGATAATTTCCTCTgtaaacaaaacaattccaTGTAAATTAACCCGTAGTACCAATGTTGAGCACGCAGTGTACTACTTTGTAAACGGCAAGTTTGATATTGGTTCCGATTAATAGGGCCTGTTACGCGGGGATCCCATTAAACCTCGCTATGAAATTAAACAGCTGCATGCTGTCCTAATCAAGTCGATTTTTCCGATTCCCTCGCGGAAAATAATTGTGCGGCGGACCGCCTCTCGAGATCGAGAGCGAGAACGTACGCGTGAGCGCAGACGGTACATTATTTAAAGGTATTATAAAGAATCGCGCGTCTATTTCACGAGCATCCGAATAGATTGTTATCGGTAATAAATTCCGTTACGCAATTTACTACAAAATTGCCGGCGACCGAGAGCTCACCGGACGAGTCTTTAAATTATAGAAATTTTTACAATGTGCGGCGGCGCGACTCCTCGCGTTCGCCGGGCCGCGTTCGCAACTAAATAAGTGGGTATTAAAACCGCGTTAACATGAAATTAAAAGTCATTCCGGCGGGGATCACTCTATCGCGTGTTATTAAACCACGCCGGCATCCTGTCAGCCGCCCTTAATTTTCTCCCTAATCATTGCCCGCGATAAAGACCAATCCACTCGAGTTGGATGATCGCTAATCTCGTTCGCGTAACCGCCAAAGCGCTCGCAATTCCGGCAGGCACCTTCGAGTGCTTTGCATACCGTGTGCCGATATGAAGACTTTACCCAAGTGTCCCTCGAATCGTTTGGCCCTCCGCACCTCGTCATGGACGCATGCGCCCCGATCGCCGTGCTTTGCCAAAAGCAAGGACACCGGAATTTTCTGTTTAGTCCCTTTAAACGAGGCGATCGCTTTAAAGAAAAGTTTAATGGTTTCTCCGGAGAAAAATTCCGAAAGGAACAAGTTTCGAGTGTGCTTCGCATACCCCGCTGACACAAACACTTTGCCAAGTGTCCTTTGGTGCGCCGCAATCCTGGACGCATGCGCCCCAATCATGCACTTTGCCAAAGCAAGGACACGCGAAACgtccagaaaaatatttcgccGTGACCCGATTCTCCGCGTCCGAGCGAACCGTATATCTACGGACACACAAGAACGTTCCACGTAAACCGGGTATACATAATATTTTCATACACTCGCATTATGCATATACGATGCATCGCGATATCGAAAGTTTATACGGCAACCCGTTCGACTTCTCCTGCTGCCTGGCCCCGTTTCAACTGAGATGGACATGGGAGAAATGTGTTTTTAACCCCTTTGATTTCGACCAATTTTGTTACTCTGAACAGAACCGCAGATCAGGCTGCGGATTTAATGCATTTGTGgccaaaatgaaaaaagaaaactgtaaaatcattaaaaaggagaattttattatattaatttcgGCTTCTTGAAATTATCAAAACGAGAAATGCATTTTCGTTTAGTGTCTtcctacaattgacttggaaaggtttgcataaagatccgcagtctattgctCATATACTCCAAGTCAGGAACTGTCTTGTGAAGTAAACTAAAAATTATACTAGATCTACAAGTTAATTTGTGACTCTGATAATTAATCGCAATTCGGAAGTGAAATCTTTCAACCACCCTCTGGAAAATTAATTACTTTTCAGAAGGAGAATACAgttttttagtttcttttttaaaaattcaatacaaGTTGCTAGCATAGATTTTATTCCTATAAATCCACTTGTCTTCAAATTAGttattgcatttttttttaaaaaggtaATTAATCAAGTCAAACTCGGATCTgacaaagaaaataatttcttccCGTTCCCGCATTAAAATAGAATGGTTCCAAacttcaaaaattgcaattggctgAATTATATTAAAATCTCTAAATATCTGAGTCCATCGAACGCTGTACGACAAATTCGTCCATACATGATTCTCTTTCTATTCTTTATCAATTCTATATTCTCATGCAAACGAAATGTCTAACCCAATATGTAGATAACTCGTCGCTTGCATCGGCCACAAAGAGAATTACCAAACTCACAGCAGATCGTCCAACGAAATTACAATTTCGATCATCCCGAACCCTCTTCCCTTCCCTAATCTCCCAcctaaaaaaggaaaaaattctaAAACACCGACGCACAGGAAGAGGAACACAGAGAGCCCTGAAAAGCGATCTAGTGTCCGACGTGGGCAAGCGTTGATCGTTTCCACTGGGATCctgacggcgcacagtggtccccgTGTCGGATCCAGCTGTCCATTAAGATTTCAGCACTAGTTGAAAGTTTAAGGGTATAGTAATTTAGGCCGTTGGATTCGTTTTGAGATTGGCTATAATATTATAAAGTCATTAAAACATATTGACGTTTAAAGACTCGAGGTGACCTTGGTTTTCTGTGGATTAAACAGTCTATTAGTATAGTAATTGAGGCCGTTGGATTCGTTTTGAGATCGGGTACAATATTATATAGCCAACAAAACATATTGACATTTAAagactcaaggtgaccttggtTTTTTGTGGATTAAACAGTATACTAGTACAGTGATTTAGGCCGTTGGATTCGTTTCGACATCACCTACAATATTATCAAGTCAACAAATATCAGTCATATTGATATTTagaaactcaaggtgaccttgatttATTGTggattaaacaatatattagtACAGTAATTTAGGTCGTTAGATTCGTTTCGATATCGGGTACAATATCATAAAGTCAACAAATGTCAGTCAACAAATGTCAGTCATATTGACATTTagaaactcaaggtgaccttgatttcTTGTggattaaacaatatattagtATAGTAGtttaggtcgttggattcgtttcgACATCGGCCACAATATTATAAGATCAACAAATGTCAGTCATATTGACATTTagaaactcaaggtgaccttgatttttcgtggattaaacattttttttaatattttgtattgAAATTCGTAGACCTAGAATTCTTAGTGATCTGAAATCTCATTACTCAACAAGACCGATGCATCGATCTATGAAGCTCGACTACGGGAATGAGTTAAATTTTCAAATCATGCTGATTTTCGTCCCAGTTTCTCGAAAAATCAACCACCATGGCGGCGCTGCGTGTGATGCCGCGGGTCTCTCTGGTCGGTCCGTTCTACAATTATCCATACCTCGTTCTCCTCCCTGTCCGTTTGGCGGAGATACGACGGTGGCCACTTCGTCGTCCTCGGCCTCCTCGAGTTTCCCAAGGACGCGGGAGATCTTCGGTGGTGGTTTCTATGGGAGAGCCCAGCGGGCGGTTGTAGTCCGGCGTGCACCTAAGTACCGGTCGTATCGAAAAATAGCTTAAGCACCGGTCACGTAAAAGCTGGTCCGGTAAGCTGGTCCGGTGAGCTGGTCTG
Protein-coding sequences here:
- the LOC143362983 gene encoding autophagy-related protein 16-1-like, whose product is MAAKFLGEPSKVVTGSYDRTLKIWDLRSKACIETKFAGSSCNDLVTSDGAGSTIISGHFDQRIRFWDTRVDSSSNDILLEGKVTSLDLSRDTNYLLSCVRDDTLKLIDLRMKKIIGSFSADGFKVGFDWTRATFSPDGQYISVGSSDGSVFIWSVLTNMIETVLKNHSAVVTAVSWHPQGTYLASVDRAKTVTVWGDHV